From Brienomyrus brachyistius isolate T26 chromosome 18, BBRACH_0.4, whole genome shotgun sequence, one genomic window encodes:
- the LOC125712828 gene encoding nck-associated protein 5-like isoform X1, whose translation MSEETKMCDESFGSEEGDAEPLLEEGENTRELLGRLRELEAENSTLTLANESQREAYERCLDEVANHVVQALLNQKDLREECIKLKVRVFDLERQNRALSELLNQKLHSELSPHQQASSVPQLEPGPDPLLTGTNRQPESQHETASKSDGDHTRGNTPGTQGRAVSMEALSPFFKKKAHILEVLRRLEETDPLKFHPGGGLPSCCHFTPALVPAGAAIASHLCLDANASAVMNGEGHGTPHESCQSCLMLAQRNMDVGSKVHRVSGTSQPRAEERLDDQGDSGSQAAGPPSGSTTKPCMHSTPAEESGLSTDPSHTISTDAYLYSIIKDTAQKQPSSERPEGGEPREERYCDKHSGVVLSMPCTSQANELDSLPLKHIGAVAIQSLATGQIAEGYCFKLASEVAKVKNYLYTSTSYQPVPGVIDHQARMQICNRLHLASNEDPSLKNLAVADYGPVPGNSTVQQPSPGKVSVALGPTSISCLSEAKASPISSPSRLLRFLKIPSMGERAQVASPLRLSPQLTRSSKIPCRNNTYEIYHSAVGSRQATSTERETQSSSSKTNTYPATHSAPASPPKDVCLSVAKNYVFNSHSTPKSSCSTKLKPGQRNIQKEPHYENVSGLSAAGVPQHLERMNISHFPPYPGPLDAPDRQPSSSTESSSSLQSSGRDTYAESALWCQAQSHHSLPNSLVFQKAQSGCVFSSVREKTPDRYAPWGPDVIQASDSPKRGDSPSVSKKQMVGKSEGDSSHLPFKERLAALGKLRSTDDLQVNPRAVDRRHARCSSGRVSGASINEKSRTAERQGDRTPSEHKHTKYSGSLDGKSYPKANLSSYALKSPGSCLPCEPGAKSLPLGSVTTKTEIEMSSSRVHATKIKAGMPSSSTEPPHVLRNYVKCVPSHSTRTTPSPQSSPAKVSARSPSRPGQASSYPRGSKPAHDDRGPSQRQPSRPEDRGKLTGSKKRSAIYAESHPASPARPYVPGPRSAIEQKVMKGIEENMLKLQEQDRGQGAEAKQKASNGIASWFGLRKSKLPALSRKPDTSKPKEDRKEGKLSASSLGKDPKAATKKKLEVESLNISKLMEKAEDLRRALEEERALMNGVALDRPGRGHSCEVVMDQAQGQLSVMYRGVTSDNFMQQLLNRVDERDTSHFGLAHRRLSFDSKKSRPLFIHHRSGGIPHTKSNEDMEKGSGMVRKGEITSEESLAESVTSQHFAGSAASTHTLDSGIGTFPLPNYTGSALGIPRLKPHQERDTSACCGRPGTKASRRTRTLERELSALEEAPPRDAEQNTPTLYAAALEEKATAAALSCTISGDDSTDDAFGAQMASLPSKNWTFPSVKAPAGQAEVYLGVGEEVQLASHGSPFRQILKPSGPPAPTEAESQSLSLPPQQAQGRRAKGRAPSSPEVAKEVGLELANERPDGVTSASQPQVLETPESLSDSLYDSLSSCGSQG comes from the exons ATGTCTGAAGAGACCAAAATGTGCGATGAGTCCTTTGGGTCAGAAGAGGGCGACGCTGAGCCACTTCTGGAGGAGGGGGAGAACACCAGGGAGCTGCTAGGGAGGCTCAGGGAGCTGGAG GCAGAGAACTCCACTCTCACTCTCGCCAATGAGAGTCAGAGGGAGGCATATGAACGCTGTCTGGATGAG GTGGCCAATCACGTGGTTCAAGCTCTGCTCAACCAAAAG GACTTGCGGGAGGAGTGCATCAAGCTGAAGGTGAGGGTGTTCGACCTGGAGAGGCAGAACCGGGCCCTGAGTGAACTTCTGAACCAGAAGCTCCATAGCGAACTCAGCCCCCACCAGCAG GCATCTTCTGTACCTCAGCTGGAGCCTGGTCCTGACCCACTCCTGACTGGTACTAACAGGCAGCCAGAATCTCAACATGAAACAGCAAGCAAG AGTGATGGGGATCACACGAGGGGCAATACCCCAGGCACACAGGGACGGGCTGTTTCCATGGAGGCTCTGTCCCCTTTCTTCAAGAAGAAAGCCCACATTCTGGAAGTGCTGCGTCGGCTGGAGGAGACCGACCCTCTGAAATTCCACCCAGGCGGGGGTCTCCCATCCTGCTGCCATTTCACACCGGCTTTGGTACCAGCCGGGGCCGCCATCGCGTCACACTTGTGTCTGGACGCCAATGCGTCAGCTGTGATGAATGGCGAAGGCCACGGGACTCCACATGAGAGCTGCCAGTCCTGCTTGATGCTCGCCCAGAGGAATATGGACGTTGGATCTAAGGTCCACCGAGTTAGTGGTACTTCACAACCCAGAGCAGAGGAACGACTTGATGACCAAGGGGACTCGGGTTCCCAAGCCGCCGGCCCTCCTTCTGGCAGCACAACCAAACCATGCATGCACAGCACACCTGCGGAGGAATCCGGGTTATCCACGGACCCCTCACACACCATCAGTACCGATGCTTACCTCTATTCCATTATTAAAGACACTGCTCAGAAACAGCCTTCCAGTGAAAGACCAGAGGGAGGGGAGCCTCGTGAAGAGAGATACTGTGACAAGCACTCGGGTGTAGTCCTAAGCATGCCGTGTACATCACAAGCCAATGAACTGGACTCTCTGCCCCTGAAGCACATAGGCGCAGTAGCCATCCAGAGCTTGGCTACAGGACAGATCGCGGAAGGGTACTGCTTCAAACTGGCCAGTGAAGTAGCAAAGGTGAAGAACTACTTGTACACCTCTACCTCATACCAGCCAGTCCCTGGTGTGATAGACCACCAGGCCAGGATGCAAATCTGCAATAGACTGCACCTCGCATCCAATGAGGACCCAAGTCTTAAAAATCTGGCGGTGGCTGATTATGGCCCCGTCCCTGGCAACAGCACAGTGCAGCAACCGTCCCCTGGGAAGGTCAGCGTTGCACTCGGGCCCACATCCATTTCATGCCTTAGCGAGGCTAAGGCctccccgatctcctccccctcCAGGCTGCTCAGGTTCCTAAAAATCCCTTCAATGGGAGAGCGGGCGCAAGTGGCGAGTCCCCTACGACTGAGCCCCCAGCTCACCCGCAGCTCCAAAATACCCTGCCGGAACAACACCTATGAGATTTACCACTCTGCAGTTGGGTCCCGGCAAGCTACCAGCACAGAGAGGGAAACACAGTCGTCTTCCTCAAAGACTAATACGTACCCCGCTACGCATTCTGCACCCGCTTCCCCTCCCaaggatgtctgtctgtctgtggctAAGAATTATGTTTTCAACAGTCACTCCACACCAAAATCCAGCTGCAGTACCAAGCTGAAACCAGGACAGAGGAACATCCAGAAGGAGCCCCACTACGAGAACGTATCCGGCCTTTCAGCTGCAGGGGTACCGCAGCACCTTGAAAGGATGAACATTTCTCACTTCCCTCCCTACCCTGGCCCCTTGGATGCTCCGGACAGACAGCCGAGCTCCAGCACAGAATCGTCCTCGAGCCTCCAGTCATCGGGCCGAGACACTTATGCAGAGAGTGCGCTCTGGTGCCAGGCACAGAGCCACCACAGTCTGCCCAACTCCTTGGTTTTTCAGAAAGCCCAGAGTGGATGCGTTTTCTCCAGTGTGAGGGAGAAAACACCAGACAGATATGCTCCATGGGGCCCCGATGTCATCCAGGCTAGTGATAGCCCTAAGAGAGGGGATAGTCCTTCCGTTTCGAAGAAGCAAATGGTAGGGAAATCCGAGGGAGATTCCAGCCATCTTCCATTCAAGGAGCGCTTAGCCGCACTCGGCAAGCTAAGGAGCACTGACGACTTGCAGGTAAATCCACGTGCAGTGGACAGGAGGCATGCACGGTGCAGTAGCGGCAGAGTCTCTGGGGCGAGCATTAACGAGAAAAGCAGGACGGCTGAAAGGCAGGGTGACCGCACTCCATCGGAACACAAGCACACCAAGTACTCAGGTTCCCTAGATGGAAAGTCTTACCCTAAAGCCAATCTCAGTAGCTATGCTTTGAAGTCCCCAGGCTCCTGCCTGCCTTGTGAACCAGGAGCCAAGTCACTGCCATTGGGCTCTGTAACTACCAAGACTGAGATTGAGATGTCCTCCTCCAGAGTTCATGCAACTAAGATCAAGGCTGGCATGCCGTCATCCAGCACAGAACCCCCTCACGTTCTGCGTAACTATGTGAAGTGCGTACCTTCCCACAGTACCAGAACTACTCCTAGCCCTCAGAGCAGCCCTGCAAAGGTCTCAGCAAGGTCCCCCTCCAGACCTGGCCAGGCTTCCTCCTATCCTCGAGGGAGCAAGCCTGCCCATGATGATCGTGGCCCTTCACAAAGGCAGCCATCACGGCCAGAAGACAGAGGCAAGCTAACTGGTAGTAAGAAAAGGAGTGCCATCTACGCTGAAAGCCACCCGGCCTCACCTGCAAGGCCGTATGTTCCTGGACCTCGATCTGCCATTGAGCAGAAAGTCATGAAGGGGATTGAGGAGAACATGCTGAAGTTGCAGGAGCAGGACCGAGGGCAGGGCGCCGAGGCCAAGCAGAAGGCCTCCAATGGCATTGCCAGCTGGTTCGGCCTGAGGAAGAGCAAGTTGCCGGCGCTCAGCCGCAAACCTGACACATCCAAACCCAAGGAGGACAGGAAGGAGGGGAAGCTCAGTGCGTCCTCCTTGGGAAAGGATCCCAAAGCAGCCACCAAGAAGAAGCTGGAGGTGGAGAGCCTGAATATCTCCAAGCTGATGGAGAAGGCAGAGGACCTGCGGCGGGCCCTGGAGGAGGAGCGCGCTCTCATGAATGGGGTGGCCCTGGACCGTCCAGGGAGGGGCCACTCTTGTGAGGTAGTGATGGACCAGGCTCAGGGGCAGCTATCAGTCATGTATAGGGGGGTGACTTCTGACAACTTCATGCAGCAGTTGCTGAACAG GGTGGATGAGCGGGACACAAGCCACTTTGGTCTGGCACACCGCCGCCTCTCTTTTGACTCCAAGAAGTCCAGACCCCTTTTTATCCACCACAGAAGTGGCGGCATTCCTCACACCAAGAGTAATGAAGACATGGAGAAG GGCTCGGGCATGGTGAGAAAGGGTGAAATTACATCAGAGGAGAGCCTGGCTGAATCTGTCACCTCCCAGCACTTTGCAG GCTCCGCTGCCTCCACACACACGCTGGACAGCGGCATTGGCACCTTCCCTCTACCCAACTATACCGGCAGTGCGCTGGGCATCCCGAGGCTGAAGCCACATCAGGAACGAGACACATCCGCGTGCTGCGGGCGGCCAGGGACCAAGGCGTCCCGCCGGACCCGGACTCTGGAGAGAGAGCTGTCGGCTTTGGAGGAGGCACCCCCGAGGGATGCAGAACAGAACACACCCACGCTCTATGCTGCCGCCCTGGAGGAAAAGGCCACCGCTGCAGCCCTGTCCTGCACCATCTCAGGAG ATGACAGTACCGACGACGCCTTTGGGGCGCAGATGGCCTCTTTACCCTCTAAGAACTGGACCTTTCCCAGCGTGAAAGCACCTGCGGGCCAAGCAGAGGTGTACCTGGGTGTTGGGGAGGAGGTGCAGCTGGCCAGCCATGGGAGTCCCTTCAGACAG ATTCTGAAGCCCTCTGGCCCACCAGCCCCCACTGAAGCTGAGTCACAGAGCCTTTCACTACCTCCTCAGCAGGCACAGGGCCGCCGGGCCAAAGGTCGAGCTCCCAGCAGCCCTGAGGTGGCCAAGGAGGTGGGGCTGGAGTTGGCGAATGAGCGCCCAGACGGCGTGACGTCTGCAAGCCAGCCCCAGGTGCTGGAGACCCCGGAGTCGCTGAGCGACTCGCTGTACGACAGCCTTTCCTCCTGCGGCAGTCAGGGTTAA
- the LOC125712828 gene encoding nck-associated protein 5-like isoform X2, translated as MSEETKMCDESFGSEEGDAEPLLEEGENTRELLGRLRELEAENSTLTLANESQREAYERCLDEVANHVVQALLNQKDLREECIKLKVRVFDLERQNRALSELLNQKLHSELSPHQQASSVPQLEPGPDPLLTGTNRQPESQHETASKSDGDHTRGNTPGTQGRAVSMEALSPFFKKKAHILEVLRRLEETDPLKFHPGGGLPSCCHFTPALVPAGAAIASHLCLDANASAVMNGEGHGTPHESCQSCLMLAQRNMDVGSKVHRVSGTSQPRAEERLDDQGDSGSQAAGPPSGSTTKPCMHSTPAEESGLSTDPSHTISTDAYLYSIIKDTAQKQPSSERPEGGEPREERYCDKHSGVVLSMPCTSQANELDSLPLKHIGAVAIQSLATGQIAEGYCFKLASEVAKVKNYLYTSTSYQPVPGVIDHQARMQICNRLHLASNEDPSLKNLAVADYGPVPGNSTVQQPSPGKVSVALGPTSISCLSEAKASPISSPSRLLRFLKIPSMGERAQVASPLRLSPQLTRSSKIPCRNNTYEIYHSAVGSRQATSTERETQSSSSKTNTYPATHSAPASPPKDVCLSVAKNYVFNSHSTPKSSCSTKLKPGQRNIQKEPHYENVSGLSAAGVPQHLERMNISHFPPYPGPLDAPDRQPSSSTESSSSLQSSGRDTYAESALWCQAQSHHSLPNSLVFQKAQSGCVFSSVREKTPDRYAPWGPDVIQASDSPKRGDSPSVSKKQMVGKSEGDSSHLPFKERLAALGKLRSTDDLQVNPRAVDRRHARCSSGRVSGASINEKSRTAERQGDRTPSEHKHTKYSGSLDGKSYPKANLSSYALKSPGSCLPCEPGAKSLPLGSVTTKTEIEMSSSRVHATKIKAGMPSSSTEPPHVLRNYVKCVPSHSTRTTPSPQSSPAKVSARSPSRPGQASSYPRGSKPAHDDRGPSQRQPSRPEDRGKLTGSKKRSAIYAESHPASPARPYVPGPRSAIEQKVMKGIEENMLKLQEQDRGQGAEAKQKASNGIASWFGLRKSKLPALSRKPDTSKPKEDRKEGKLSASSLGKDPKAATKKKLEVESLNISKLMEKAEDLRRALEEERALMNGVALDRPGRGHSCEVVMDQAQGQLSVMYRGVTSDNFMQQLLNRVDERDTSHFGLAHRRLSFDSKKSRPLFIHHRSGGIPHTKSNEDMEKGSGMVRKGEITSEESLAESVTSQHFAGSAASTHTLDSGIGTFPLPNYTGSALGIPRLKPHQERDTSACCGRPGTKASRRTRTLERELSALEEAPPRDAEQNTPTLYAAALEEKATAAALSCTISGDDSTDDAFGAQMASLPSKNWTFPSVKAPAGQAEVYLGVGEEVQLASHGSPFRQV; from the exons ATGTCTGAAGAGACCAAAATGTGCGATGAGTCCTTTGGGTCAGAAGAGGGCGACGCTGAGCCACTTCTGGAGGAGGGGGAGAACACCAGGGAGCTGCTAGGGAGGCTCAGGGAGCTGGAG GCAGAGAACTCCACTCTCACTCTCGCCAATGAGAGTCAGAGGGAGGCATATGAACGCTGTCTGGATGAG GTGGCCAATCACGTGGTTCAAGCTCTGCTCAACCAAAAG GACTTGCGGGAGGAGTGCATCAAGCTGAAGGTGAGGGTGTTCGACCTGGAGAGGCAGAACCGGGCCCTGAGTGAACTTCTGAACCAGAAGCTCCATAGCGAACTCAGCCCCCACCAGCAG GCATCTTCTGTACCTCAGCTGGAGCCTGGTCCTGACCCACTCCTGACTGGTACTAACAGGCAGCCAGAATCTCAACATGAAACAGCAAGCAAG AGTGATGGGGATCACACGAGGGGCAATACCCCAGGCACACAGGGACGGGCTGTTTCCATGGAGGCTCTGTCCCCTTTCTTCAAGAAGAAAGCCCACATTCTGGAAGTGCTGCGTCGGCTGGAGGAGACCGACCCTCTGAAATTCCACCCAGGCGGGGGTCTCCCATCCTGCTGCCATTTCACACCGGCTTTGGTACCAGCCGGGGCCGCCATCGCGTCACACTTGTGTCTGGACGCCAATGCGTCAGCTGTGATGAATGGCGAAGGCCACGGGACTCCACATGAGAGCTGCCAGTCCTGCTTGATGCTCGCCCAGAGGAATATGGACGTTGGATCTAAGGTCCACCGAGTTAGTGGTACTTCACAACCCAGAGCAGAGGAACGACTTGATGACCAAGGGGACTCGGGTTCCCAAGCCGCCGGCCCTCCTTCTGGCAGCACAACCAAACCATGCATGCACAGCACACCTGCGGAGGAATCCGGGTTATCCACGGACCCCTCACACACCATCAGTACCGATGCTTACCTCTATTCCATTATTAAAGACACTGCTCAGAAACAGCCTTCCAGTGAAAGACCAGAGGGAGGGGAGCCTCGTGAAGAGAGATACTGTGACAAGCACTCGGGTGTAGTCCTAAGCATGCCGTGTACATCACAAGCCAATGAACTGGACTCTCTGCCCCTGAAGCACATAGGCGCAGTAGCCATCCAGAGCTTGGCTACAGGACAGATCGCGGAAGGGTACTGCTTCAAACTGGCCAGTGAAGTAGCAAAGGTGAAGAACTACTTGTACACCTCTACCTCATACCAGCCAGTCCCTGGTGTGATAGACCACCAGGCCAGGATGCAAATCTGCAATAGACTGCACCTCGCATCCAATGAGGACCCAAGTCTTAAAAATCTGGCGGTGGCTGATTATGGCCCCGTCCCTGGCAACAGCACAGTGCAGCAACCGTCCCCTGGGAAGGTCAGCGTTGCACTCGGGCCCACATCCATTTCATGCCTTAGCGAGGCTAAGGCctccccgatctcctccccctcCAGGCTGCTCAGGTTCCTAAAAATCCCTTCAATGGGAGAGCGGGCGCAAGTGGCGAGTCCCCTACGACTGAGCCCCCAGCTCACCCGCAGCTCCAAAATACCCTGCCGGAACAACACCTATGAGATTTACCACTCTGCAGTTGGGTCCCGGCAAGCTACCAGCACAGAGAGGGAAACACAGTCGTCTTCCTCAAAGACTAATACGTACCCCGCTACGCATTCTGCACCCGCTTCCCCTCCCaaggatgtctgtctgtctgtggctAAGAATTATGTTTTCAACAGTCACTCCACACCAAAATCCAGCTGCAGTACCAAGCTGAAACCAGGACAGAGGAACATCCAGAAGGAGCCCCACTACGAGAACGTATCCGGCCTTTCAGCTGCAGGGGTACCGCAGCACCTTGAAAGGATGAACATTTCTCACTTCCCTCCCTACCCTGGCCCCTTGGATGCTCCGGACAGACAGCCGAGCTCCAGCACAGAATCGTCCTCGAGCCTCCAGTCATCGGGCCGAGACACTTATGCAGAGAGTGCGCTCTGGTGCCAGGCACAGAGCCACCACAGTCTGCCCAACTCCTTGGTTTTTCAGAAAGCCCAGAGTGGATGCGTTTTCTCCAGTGTGAGGGAGAAAACACCAGACAGATATGCTCCATGGGGCCCCGATGTCATCCAGGCTAGTGATAGCCCTAAGAGAGGGGATAGTCCTTCCGTTTCGAAGAAGCAAATGGTAGGGAAATCCGAGGGAGATTCCAGCCATCTTCCATTCAAGGAGCGCTTAGCCGCACTCGGCAAGCTAAGGAGCACTGACGACTTGCAGGTAAATCCACGTGCAGTGGACAGGAGGCATGCACGGTGCAGTAGCGGCAGAGTCTCTGGGGCGAGCATTAACGAGAAAAGCAGGACGGCTGAAAGGCAGGGTGACCGCACTCCATCGGAACACAAGCACACCAAGTACTCAGGTTCCCTAGATGGAAAGTCTTACCCTAAAGCCAATCTCAGTAGCTATGCTTTGAAGTCCCCAGGCTCCTGCCTGCCTTGTGAACCAGGAGCCAAGTCACTGCCATTGGGCTCTGTAACTACCAAGACTGAGATTGAGATGTCCTCCTCCAGAGTTCATGCAACTAAGATCAAGGCTGGCATGCCGTCATCCAGCACAGAACCCCCTCACGTTCTGCGTAACTATGTGAAGTGCGTACCTTCCCACAGTACCAGAACTACTCCTAGCCCTCAGAGCAGCCCTGCAAAGGTCTCAGCAAGGTCCCCCTCCAGACCTGGCCAGGCTTCCTCCTATCCTCGAGGGAGCAAGCCTGCCCATGATGATCGTGGCCCTTCACAAAGGCAGCCATCACGGCCAGAAGACAGAGGCAAGCTAACTGGTAGTAAGAAAAGGAGTGCCATCTACGCTGAAAGCCACCCGGCCTCACCTGCAAGGCCGTATGTTCCTGGACCTCGATCTGCCATTGAGCAGAAAGTCATGAAGGGGATTGAGGAGAACATGCTGAAGTTGCAGGAGCAGGACCGAGGGCAGGGCGCCGAGGCCAAGCAGAAGGCCTCCAATGGCATTGCCAGCTGGTTCGGCCTGAGGAAGAGCAAGTTGCCGGCGCTCAGCCGCAAACCTGACACATCCAAACCCAAGGAGGACAGGAAGGAGGGGAAGCTCAGTGCGTCCTCCTTGGGAAAGGATCCCAAAGCAGCCACCAAGAAGAAGCTGGAGGTGGAGAGCCTGAATATCTCCAAGCTGATGGAGAAGGCAGAGGACCTGCGGCGGGCCCTGGAGGAGGAGCGCGCTCTCATGAATGGGGTGGCCCTGGACCGTCCAGGGAGGGGCCACTCTTGTGAGGTAGTGATGGACCAGGCTCAGGGGCAGCTATCAGTCATGTATAGGGGGGTGACTTCTGACAACTTCATGCAGCAGTTGCTGAACAG GGTGGATGAGCGGGACACAAGCCACTTTGGTCTGGCACACCGCCGCCTCTCTTTTGACTCCAAGAAGTCCAGACCCCTTTTTATCCACCACAGAAGTGGCGGCATTCCTCACACCAAGAGTAATGAAGACATGGAGAAG GGCTCGGGCATGGTGAGAAAGGGTGAAATTACATCAGAGGAGAGCCTGGCTGAATCTGTCACCTCCCAGCACTTTGCAG GCTCCGCTGCCTCCACACACACGCTGGACAGCGGCATTGGCACCTTCCCTCTACCCAACTATACCGGCAGTGCGCTGGGCATCCCGAGGCTGAAGCCACATCAGGAACGAGACACATCCGCGTGCTGCGGGCGGCCAGGGACCAAGGCGTCCCGCCGGACCCGGACTCTGGAGAGAGAGCTGTCGGCTTTGGAGGAGGCACCCCCGAGGGATGCAGAACAGAACACACCCACGCTCTATGCTGCCGCCCTGGAGGAAAAGGCCACCGCTGCAGCCCTGTCCTGCACCATCTCAGGAG ATGACAGTACCGACGACGCCTTTGGGGCGCAGATGGCCTCTTTACCCTCTAAGAACTGGACCTTTCCCAGCGTGAAAGCACCTGCGGGCCAAGCAGAGGTGTACCTGGGTGTTGGGGAGGAGGTGCAGCTGGCCAGCCATGGGAGTCCCTTCAGACAGGTGTGA